Proteins encoded in a region of the Watersipora subatra chromosome 5, tzWatSuba1.1, whole genome shotgun sequence genome:
- the LOC137396646 gene encoding angiopoietin-related protein 1-like: protein MMAPTPSNQSRAEDEVFSTPPTSQQLLTEQPTTERTVTSEMPLPQDCQELYDQGNRCSGVYQVNPPHTDGEPFPVWCDFFDGRGWTVFQRRVNGSVNFNKNWTDYQAGFGETDGEYWLGLDKIHALTRSNTKLSIFLRAANGTTESGVWPSFYINGLADGYKLTISDDGYRGSLTSASLVYHNGMKFSTPDRDQDTNSGNCAQGNKAGWWFKSCYYSLLNALDWKRIYWRSSPTTYFIESVMRVTRD, encoded by the exons ATGATGGCTCCAACTCCATCAAACCAAAGTCGAGCAGAAGACGAAGTGTTTTCAACACCACCAACCAGTCAACAGTTGTTAACGGAGCAGCCTACAACCGAACGAACTGTGACTAGTGAGATGCCGCTACCTCAAG ATTGTCAAGAGCTGTATGACCAAGGAAATAGATGCTCCGGAGTTTATCAAGTCAACCCACCACATACAGATGGTGAACCATTTCCTGTCTGGTGTGACTTTTTTGATGGCCGAGGGTGGACTGTGTTTCAAAGGAGAGTAAATGGATCagtcaattttaataaaaattggacAGATTACCAGGCAGGATTTGGTGAGACAGATGGAGAATATTGGTTGG GTTTAGATAAAATCCATGCTTTGACCAGATCAAACACCAAACTTTCCATTTTCCTCAGAGCAGCAAATGGAACTACTGAGTCTGGAGTTTGGCcaagtttttatataaatggGTTGGCAGATGGCTACAAGTTAACA ATAAGCGATGATGGATATCGCGGGAGTTTAACAAGCGCATCTCTAGTCTACCATAATGGTATGAAATTCAGCACTCCTGATCGGGATCAAGACACCAACTCAGGCAACTGTGCTCAAGGCAATAAAG CTGGCTGGTGGTTCAAAAGCTGCTACTATTCTTTACTGAATGCTTTGGACTGGAAACGAATCTATTGGAGATCCTCACCTACCACATATTTCATTGAATCCGTGATGAGAGTCACCCGAGATTAA